The Opitutaceae bacterium genome has a window encoding:
- a CDS encoding Hsp20/alpha crystallin family protein, with product MKLIRYSNPFFRSSSLQAPVARDPWTLLDSDLDRLFAPLFGGGHQPAELDADDNHYYVRVVLPGVKREAITLEWLENSIELTVKGKTNSKDEAAPEVRRTFSVPGDVQVDKIKATLEDGILTLTLPKAESAKPRRIDLN from the coding sequence ATGAAACTCATCCGCTATAGCAACCCGTTCTTCCGTTCCTCCTCGCTCCAAGCTCCGGTCGCTCGCGATCCTTGGACGCTGCTAGATTCCGACCTCGATCGGCTTTTCGCCCCCTTGTTTGGCGGCGGGCACCAACCCGCCGAACTCGATGCGGACGACAATCACTACTATGTACGCGTCGTGCTTCCCGGCGTGAAGCGCGAAGCGATCACCCTGGAGTGGTTGGAGAACTCGATTGAACTCACTGTCAAGGGCAAGACCAACAGCAAGGACGAGGCGGCCCCTGAAGTCCGTCGCACCTTCTCGGTACCCGGAGATGTGCAGGTCGATAAGATCAAGGCCACACTCGAAGATGGTATCCTGACGCTTACCTTGCCCAAGGCTGAGTCGGCGAAGCCTCGTCGCATCGATCTGAACTAG